From a region of the Sphingopyxis sp. YR583 genome:
- a CDS encoding toxic anion resistance protein, which produces MSEVTATATATDELKLTPPDPVPSVSPEKAAGLVPLSTDQKSKLGERVDGFIEDLVAQDVNSPAFGQKVDQITNMGRKEMLEAASHSNRFLDRPIRAMDRDTDIGQNLIELRTTVERLDPSANGKLISKRGFLDKIFGGKINNYFAQYRSAQTHIGGILTALANGKDELLMDNAAIDVERRKMWESMGKLEQMVHIAQTLDEKLEAKANELDGVDPAKAKVLRENALFYARQRTQDLLTQMAVTVQGYLALDLVKKNNVELVKGVDRASTTTVGALKTAITVAQAMTNQKLVLEQITALNTTTANIIDGTSKMLKDNTARIHEQAASSTIPMETLQRAFQNIYDTMDAIDTFKLKALDSMKTTVNTLEGEVAKSKGYIARAEGASQAQASVGGADSPLAALEG; this is translated from the coding sequence ATGAGCGAAGTGACTGCGACGGCAACCGCGACCGACGAGCTGAAGCTGACCCCGCCCGACCCCGTACCGTCGGTTTCCCCCGAAAAGGCGGCAGGCCTCGTCCCGCTATCGACGGACCAGAAATCAAAACTCGGCGAACGCGTCGACGGCTTCATCGAAGATCTTGTCGCGCAGGACGTCAATTCGCCTGCCTTTGGACAAAAAGTCGACCAGATCACCAATATGGGCCGCAAGGAAATGCTGGAGGCGGCGAGCCATTCGAACCGCTTCCTCGACCGGCCGATCCGCGCGATGGACCGCGACACCGACATCGGCCAGAATCTGATCGAACTGCGCACCACCGTCGAACGGCTCGACCCGTCGGCGAACGGCAAGCTCATCTCGAAGCGCGGTTTCCTCGACAAGATCTTCGGCGGAAAGATCAACAATTATTTCGCGCAATACCGCAGCGCCCAGACGCATATCGGCGGCATCCTGACCGCCCTTGCCAATGGCAAGGACGAGCTGTTGATGGACAATGCGGCGATCGACGTCGAGCGCCGCAAGATGTGGGAATCGATGGGCAAGCTGGAGCAGATGGTCCACATCGCCCAGACGCTCGACGAAAAACTCGAAGCCAAGGCGAACGAACTCGACGGCGTCGACCCCGCCAAGGCGAAGGTGCTGCGCGAGAATGCGCTCTTCTACGCGCGCCAGCGGACGCAGGATCTGCTCACGCAAATGGCTGTGACGGTGCAGGGCTATCTCGCGCTCGACCTCGTCAAAAAGAATAATGTCGAGCTGGTGAAGGGCGTCGATCGCGCAAGCACGACGACCGTCGGTGCGCTCAAGACCGCGATCACCGTCGCGCAGGCGATGACGAACCAGAAGCTGGTGCTCGAACAGATCACCGCGCTCAACACGACGACCGCGAACATCATCGACGGCACGTCGAAGATGCTGAAGGACAACACCGCGCGCATCCACGAACAGGCGGCGTCGAGCACGATCCCGATGGAAACGCTCCAGCGCGCCTTCCAGAATATCTATGACACGATGGACGCGATAGACACCTTCAAGCTCAAGGCGCTCGACAGCATGAAGACGACGGTCAACACGCTTGAGGGCGAGGTCGCGAAGTCGAAGGGTTATATCGCGCGCGCCGAGGGTGCCAGTCAGGCACAGGCGAGCGTCGGCGGCGCCGACAGTCCGCTCGCGGCGCTCGAAGGCTAA
- a CDS encoding bile acid:sodium symporter family protein: MFSRIFPDRFVPVLFATILLASLLPVRGAAVPIAAGLSTAAIVFLFFLNGVRLPRDEVLHGIRNWKLQGSALAFCFGFMALLGLAAQAATAPLLPATLALGFIFLGILPSTVQSATAASSLAGGNVAASVVAAALLNLSGVALSPILFALLAGAEGEIHGEAVLRIVSILLVPFIAGQLVQRWLRPWVLAHRGLTTFMDRTAIALAVYVAFSAAVVAGIWNLLDGREIAIVFVAVAALLALSFGGAWAVGGLLKLARPDRITLLFSGAQKSIAVGAPLAATLFPPAIAGMVLVPILVYHMAQLILSAWIAPALKAENGVVLE; this comes from the coding sequence ATGTTCTCCCGCATCTTCCCCGACCGTTTCGTCCCCGTGCTGTTCGCGACGATCCTGCTCGCCAGCCTGCTTCCGGTACGCGGCGCCGCGGTGCCGATTGCGGCAGGACTGTCGACCGCGGCAATCGTTTTCCTCTTCTTCCTCAACGGCGTGCGCCTGCCGCGCGACGAGGTGCTTCACGGTATCCGCAACTGGAAGCTGCAGGGCAGCGCGCTCGCCTTCTGCTTCGGCTTCATGGCGCTGCTCGGCCTTGCGGCGCAGGCTGCGACCGCGCCCCTGCTCCCCGCAACGCTCGCGCTCGGCTTCATCTTCCTCGGCATCCTGCCCTCGACCGTCCAGTCGGCGACGGCAGCGAGCAGCCTTGCGGGCGGCAATGTCGCGGCCAGTGTCGTCGCGGCGGCGTTGCTCAACCTCAGTGGGGTCGCACTGTCGCCCATCCTGTTCGCACTGCTCGCGGGCGCCGAAGGCGAGATTCATGGCGAAGCGGTGCTCCGCATCGTCTCGATCCTGCTTGTACCCTTCATCGCGGGACAACTAGTCCAGCGCTGGCTGCGGCCGTGGGTGCTGGCGCACCGCGGGCTTACGACGTTCATGGATCGCACGGCAATTGCGCTCGCGGTCTATGTCGCCTTCTCGGCCGCGGTTGTCGCGGGGATATGGAACCTGCTCGACGGGCGCGAGATCGCGATCGTGTTCGTGGCCGTCGCGGCACTGCTCGCGCTCTCCTTCGGGGGCGCCTGGGCGGTCGGCGGGCTGCTGAAGCTCGCGCGGCCCGACCGCATCACGCTTCTATTTTCAGGCGCACAGAAGAGCATCGCGGTCGGCGCCCCGCTCGCCGCGACGCTTTTCCCGCCCGCCATCGCCGGCATGGTGCTCGTTCCGATCCTCGTCTATCATATGGCGCAACTGATCCTGTCCGCCTGGATCGCTCCGGCGCTGAAGGCGGAAAATGGTGTAGTGCTTGAATAA
- a CDS encoding 5'-methylthioadenosine/S-adenosylhomocysteine nucleosidase family protein, producing MAHIMILAALPEEADALFPGTGERVGGLFAERRLAVAGHSLAIATCGLGKVNAALCAGTLAGDADIVLMTGTCGSLGAVPGAYWLAEALQHDYGANQPGLFHRYRAGEWPIGAAGEAHFSAMTDPGLGLPHARIASGDSFVACPDAAADLASLGATLVDMEVGAVAQVAARLGKPWAAIKAVTDEANNDSAGDFHANLVRAANVAAREVERLVEMI from the coding sequence ATGGCCCATATAATGATCCTCGCCGCGCTGCCCGAAGAGGCGGATGCGCTGTTCCCAGGCACCGGCGAGCGCGTCGGCGGACTGTTCGCCGAACGGCGGTTGGCGGTCGCCGGGCACAGTCTCGCTATCGCGACCTGCGGGCTCGGCAAGGTCAACGCTGCGTTGTGTGCAGGAACGCTGGCAGGCGACGCCGATATTGTGCTGATGACGGGAACGTGCGGCTCGCTGGGCGCGGTGCCGGGCGCTTATTGGCTCGCCGAAGCGTTGCAGCATGATTATGGCGCCAATCAGCCGGGCCTCTTTCACCGTTACCGGGCGGGGGAATGGCCGATCGGGGCAGCAGGAGAGGCGCATTTTTCGGCGATGACTGATCCCGGGCTTGGCCTACCGCACGCGCGGATCGCGAGCGGTGACAGCTTCGTTGCCTGTCCCGATGCAGCTGCCGATCTCGCCAGTCTCGGCGCGACTTTGGTCGATATGGAGGTCGGTGCGGTTGCGCAGGTCGCAGCGCGGCTCGGCAAGCCTTGGGCCGCGATCAAGGCCGTGACCGACGAGGCGAACAACGACAGCGCCGGCGACTTTCACGCCAATCTCGTCCGCGCGGCGAACGTCGCGGCGCGTGAGGTTGAACGGCTGGTCGAGATGATCTGA
- a CDS encoding tetratricopeptide repeat protein: MRYRSSFAMLAACAAFVAPIALAAGGGGGGTSAPPSQSSYDPTIDYQKGADAYASGKYDEAAKAFKKVVSAVPKNPQANYLLGASYMAQGDFSRAVKPLETALRYDEKMVDARRDLGIAQAKLGKAEKADEQLGALKAMQEGCAGTCADSAKLTDAIAKLEAAVAAGPQAQSAVEPEVRLVSAETLDATYVAAVSLINEHRYEAAIAKLDAALWAAGPHPDVLTYLGFANRKLKRYDAAETYYREALAIAPSHRGALEYYGELKLERGDVAGAKLHLAKLEDICGFGCHEVDELKRWIAEGRSSVS, translated from the coding sequence ATGCGGTACCGGTCTTCATTCGCCATGCTCGCCGCCTGTGCGGCTTTTGTTGCGCCGATTGCTCTCGCGGCGGGTGGCGGCGGCGGCGGAACCAGCGCGCCGCCAAGCCAGAGCAGCTATGACCCGACGATTGATTATCAGAAGGGCGCCGACGCGTACGCTTCAGGCAAATATGACGAAGCGGCAAAAGCTTTCAAAAAGGTCGTATCGGCGGTGCCGAAGAATCCCCAGGCCAATTATCTGCTTGGCGCGAGCTACATGGCACAGGGCGACTTTTCGCGCGCGGTGAAGCCGCTCGAAACCGCGCTGCGCTATGACGAAAAGATGGTTGATGCGCGGCGCGACCTCGGCATCGCACAGGCAAAGCTGGGCAAGGCCGAAAAGGCCGACGAGCAGCTCGGCGCGCTGAAGGCAATGCAGGAAGGCTGCGCGGGGACGTGCGCCGATTCGGCGAAGCTCACCGACGCGATCGCGAAACTGGAGGCCGCCGTGGCCGCGGGGCCGCAGGCGCAAAGTGCAGTCGAGCCCGAGGTGCGGCTGGTATCGGCCGAAACGCTCGATGCGACTTATGTTGCGGCGGTGAGCCTGATCAACGAGCATCGTTATGAAGCGGCGATTGCCAAGCTCGACGCGGCGCTGTGGGCGGCGGGCCCGCACCCCGATGTGCTGACCTATCTGGGTTTCGCGAACCGCAAGCTCAAGCGTTACGATGCGGCAGAGACCTATTATCGCGAGGCGCTCGCCATCGCCCCGTCGCATCGCGGCGCGCTCGAATATTATGGCGAGTTGAAGCTCGAACGGGGCGATGTCGCGGGGGCGAAGCTGCATCTCGCCAAGCTTGAAGATATCTGCGGGTTCGGCTGCCACGAGGTCGACGAGCTCAAGCGCTGGATCGCGGAGGGGCGGTCATCCGTCAGCTGA
- a CDS encoding D-Ala-D-Ala carboxypeptidase family metallohydrolase, producing the protein MKHWLVVGLVALVLTFLLATPIRHSFRMADGDLFAGWRAGKAKHDVNAIEAYLAREGVGEVLPLGDILRSDARWRRCPNAQPFAVPPRSTWPAMVPTLRYIRDEVVPAVGPVRVVSGYRDPVANRCFKGAKASRHLHFAALDLVPQRPLTREDLISALCPLHARNGARFAVGLGIYKITRFHIDTAGYRRWGADYRGSTSPCA; encoded by the coding sequence ATGAAACACTGGCTGGTGGTCGGTTTGGTAGCGCTCGTGCTGACCTTCCTGCTGGCGACGCCGATCCGCCATAGTTTCCGTATGGCCGACGGCGATCTGTTCGCTGGTTGGCGGGCAGGCAAGGCGAAGCACGATGTGAACGCGATCGAGGCTTATCTTGCCCGCGAAGGCGTTGGCGAGGTGCTGCCGCTCGGCGATATATTGCGGAGCGATGCGCGCTGGCGCCGTTGCCCGAACGCGCAGCCTTTTGCGGTTCCGCCGCGGTCGACCTGGCCCGCGATGGTGCCGACGCTGCGTTATATCCGCGATGAAGTGGTTCCGGCGGTCGGTCCGGTGCGCGTGGTCTCGGGCTATCGAGATCCGGTTGCAAATCGCTGTTTCAAGGGTGCGAAGGCGAGCCGTCACCTGCATTTTGCCGCGCTCGACCTGGTGCCGCAGCGGCCTTTGACGCGAGAGGATCTGATCTCGGCGCTTTGCCCGCTTCATGCACGGAACGGCGCGCGTTTCGCCGTCGGGCTCGGTATCTATAAGATCACGCGCTTCCACATCGATACGGCGGGATATCGCCGCTGGGGCGCCGACTATCGGGGTTCGACCTCGCCCTGCGCCTGA
- the typA gene encoding translational GTPase TypA: protein MSLRNIAIIAHVDHGKTTLVDQLFRQSGTFRDNQRVEERAMDSNDLEKERGITILAKCTSVEWGEGADQTRINIVDTPGHADFGGEVERILSMVDGVILLVDAAEGPMPQTKFVTGKALALGLKPIVVVNKIDRSDARAAEVLDEVFELFLALEANDEQLDFPILYASGRGGYASESPEAREGTLEPLFKTIVSHVPEPGLPVDAPFTFLATLLDRDNFIGRILTGRVQSGTVKVNQPIHALDMDGKVIEVGRASKLLAFRGLDRVPVEEAKAGDIVAIAGLTQATVANTIADTGVSEPIAAQPIDPPTLSMRFAVNDSPMAGREGSKVTSRMIRDRLLREAETNVAIRITESADKDSFDVAGRGELQLGVLIETMRREGFELGISRPKVLFGEDEAGKRTEPYETVVIDVDDEHSGTVVEKMQIRKADLTDMRPSGGGKTRITFSGPSRGLIGYHGEFLSDTRGTGIMNRLFEKYGPHKGPIEGRKNGVLISNGNGEAVAYALGPLEERGILFVSPGEALYEGMIIGENAKPDDLEVNPMKSKQLTNFRSTGKDDAIRLTPPKRMTLEQAIAYIDDDEMVEVTPKNIRIRKALLDPHERKKASRKKEAA from the coding sequence ATGTCTTTGCGCAATATTGCGATTATCGCACACGTCGACCATGGCAAGACGACCCTCGTCGACCAGCTGTTCCGCCAGTCGGGCACCTTCCGCGACAACCAGCGCGTTGAAGAGCGCGCCATGGATTCCAATGACTTGGAAAAGGAACGCGGGATCACCATCCTTGCGAAGTGCACCTCGGTCGAATGGGGCGAAGGCGCCGACCAGACGCGCATCAACATCGTCGACACCCCCGGCCACGCCGATTTCGGCGGCGAGGTCGAGCGCATCCTCAGCATGGTCGACGGCGTCATCCTGCTCGTCGACGCGGCCGAAGGCCCGATGCCGCAGACCAAGTTCGTCACCGGCAAGGCGCTGGCGCTCGGCCTGAAGCCGATCGTCGTCGTCAACAAGATCGACCGCAGCGACGCGCGCGCCGCCGAAGTGCTCGACGAAGTGTTCGAACTCTTCCTCGCGCTCGAAGCCAATGACGAACAGCTCGACTTCCCGATCCTCTACGCCTCGGGCCGCGGCGGCTATGCCTCGGAAAGCCCCGAAGCGCGCGAAGGCACACTCGAGCCGCTGTTCAAGACGATCGTCAGCCATGTGCCCGAGCCGGGCCTGCCCGTTGACGCGCCCTTCACCTTCCTCGCGACGCTGCTCGACCGCGATAACTTCATTGGCCGCATCCTGACCGGCCGCGTCCAGTCGGGCACGGTCAAGGTCAACCAGCCGATCCACGCGCTCGACATGGACGGCAAGGTGATCGAAGTCGGCCGCGCGTCGAAGCTGCTGGCGTTCCGCGGGCTCGACCGCGTTCCCGTCGAGGAAGCGAAAGCGGGCGACATCGTCGCGATCGCGGGCCTGACCCAGGCGACCGTCGCGAACACGATCGCCGACACCGGCGTGAGCGAACCGATCGCCGCGCAGCCGATCGACCCGCCGACGCTGTCGATGCGCTTTGCCGTGAACGACAGCCCGATGGCGGGCCGCGAAGGCAGCAAGGTCACGAGCCGCATGATCCGCGACCGCCTGCTCCGCGAAGCCGAAACCAACGTTGCTATCCGCATCACCGAAAGCGCCGACAAGGACAGCTTCGACGTCGCGGGCCGCGGCGAGCTTCAGCTCGGCGTGCTCATCGAAACGATGCGCCGCGAAGGCTTCGAGCTCGGCATCAGCCGCCCGAAAGTGCTGTTCGGCGAAGACGAAGCCGGCAAGCGCACCGAGCCTTATGAAACCGTCGTCATCGACGTCGACGACGAACATAGCGGCACGGTCGTCGAGAAGATGCAGATCCGCAAGGCCGACCTCACCGACATGCGTCCGTCGGGCGGTGGCAAGACGCGCATCACCTTCTCGGGCCCGTCGCGCGGCCTGATCGGCTATCATGGCGAATTCCTGTCCGACACGCGCGGCACCGGGATCATGAACCGCCTGTTCGAAAAGTACGGCCCGCACAAGGGCCCGATCGAAGGCCGCAAGAATGGCGTCCTCATCTCGAACGGCAATGGCGAAGCGGTTGCCTACGCCCTTGGCCCGCTCGAAGAGCGCGGCATCCTGTTCGTCTCGCCCGGCGAAGCGCTCTATGAGGGCATGATCATCGGCGAGAATGCGAAGCCCGACGACCTCGAGGTCAACCCGATGAAGTCGAAGCAGCTCACGAACTTCCGTTCGACGGGCAAGGACGACGCGATCCGTCTGACCCCGCCGAAGCGCATGACGCTGGAGCAGGCGATCGCCTATATCGACGACGACGAGATGGTCGAAGTGACCCCGAAGAATATCCGCATCCGCAAGGCGCTGCTCGATCCGCACGAGCGCAAGAAAGCGTCGCGCAAGAAGGAAGCGGCCTAA
- a CDS encoding NAD(P)/FAD-dependent oxidoreductase encodes MLRLTELTLSLHHADEELPAAICKRLRISPRELIRYVVARRAKDARDKTNIKLIYSVDVNLKDEGAVLARFRKDRNVQQTPNTAYKFITQAPKGIKRPVVVGAGPCGLFVGLILAQMGFRPIILDRGKVVRERTKDTWDLWRRSVLHPESNVQFGEGGAGTFSDGKLYSRIKDPRHLDRKVLTEFVKAGAPPEILTEAHPHIGTFRLVTMVESLRETIEGLGGEYRWQHKVDGLDIAGDGAGARRVQGLHLSNGEYLEADRVVLAVGHSARDTFAMLHAAGVHVEAKPFSIGVRIEHPQSWIDTSRFGADAGNPILGAAEYHISHHCKNGRTVYSFCMCPGGTVVAATSEEGRVATNGMSQYSRNERNANSGFVVAIDPARDYPGDPLAGIAFQRHWESLAFVAGGSNYKAPAQRVGDFLKGRPSTALGSVVPSYRPGVTPTDLAGCLPDFAVEAMREAIPVFGRQIAGYDHPDVVMTGVETRTSSPVRFTRGEDFQSLNTAGLFPAGEGAGYAGGILSAAVDGIKVAEAVARSLMRA; translated from the coding sequence ATGCTTCGCCTGACCGAACTCACATTGTCGCTGCACCATGCGGACGAGGAATTGCCCGCCGCGATCTGCAAGCGGCTGCGGATCAGCCCGCGCGAGCTGATCCGCTACGTCGTCGCGCGCCGCGCGAAAGATGCGCGCGACAAGACGAACATCAAGCTGATCTATTCGGTCGACGTCAATTTGAAGGACGAGGGCGCGGTGCTCGCGCGCTTCCGCAAGGACCGCAACGTCCAGCAGACGCCGAACACCGCGTATAAATTCATCACGCAGGCGCCGAAGGGGATCAAGCGGCCGGTCGTCGTCGGCGCGGGGCCGTGCGGGCTGTTCGTCGGGCTGATCCTCGCCCAGATGGGGTTCCGCCCGATCATCCTCGACCGCGGCAAGGTCGTGCGCGAACGCACCAAGGACACATGGGATTTGTGGCGGCGCAGCGTGCTCCACCCCGAATCGAACGTCCAGTTCGGCGAGGGCGGCGCGGGCACCTTCTCCGACGGCAAACTCTACAGCCGGATCAAGGACCCGCGGCACCTCGACCGCAAGGTGCTGACCGAGTTCGTCAAGGCGGGCGCGCCGCCCGAAATATTGACCGAGGCGCACCCGCATATCGGCACCTTCCGGCTGGTGACGATGGTCGAAAGCCTGCGCGAGACGATCGAGGGGCTGGGCGGCGAATATCGCTGGCAGCACAAGGTCGACGGGCTCGATATCGCCGGTGACGGCGCCGGTGCGCGCCGCGTCCAGGGGCTGCACCTGAGCAATGGCGAGTATCTGGAGGCCGACCGCGTCGTGCTCGCGGTCGGGCATAGCGCGCGCGACACTTTCGCGATGCTCCACGCGGCCGGAGTCCATGTCGAGGCGAAGCCCTTTTCGATCGGCGTCCGCATCGAGCATCCGCAATCGTGGATCGATACCTCGCGCTTTGGCGCCGATGCGGGCAACCCGATCCTCGGCGCCGCCGAATATCATATCTCGCACCACTGCAAGAATGGCCGCACCGTCTACAGCTTCTGCATGTGCCCCGGCGGCACCGTCGTCGCCGCGACGTCCGAGGAGGGGCGCGTCGCGACCAACGGCATGAGCCAATATTCGCGCAACGAACGCAACGCCAATTCGGGCTTCGTCGTCGCGATCGACCCCGCGCGCGACTATCCCGGCGACCCGCTCGCCGGCATCGCGTTCCAGCGGCACTGGGAATCGCTCGCCTTCGTCGCGGGCGGATCGAACTATAAGGCGCCCGCGCAGCGCGTCGGCGACTTCCTGAAGGGGCGTCCGTCGACCGCGCTCGGCAGCGTCGTCCCCTCCTATCGCCCCGGAGTCACGCCGACCGACCTTGCAGGGTGCCTGCCCGATTTCGCGGTCGAGGCGATGCGCGAGGCGATCCCGGTGTTCGGGCGCCAGATCGCGGGGTACGACCATCCCGACGTCGTGATGACGGGGGTCGAGACGCGCACCTCGTCGCCGGTGCGCTTTACCCGCGGCGAGGATTTTCAGAGCCTGAACACCGCCGGGCTGTTCCCCGCGGGCGAGGGTGCGGGCTATGCTGGCGGCATCTTGTCGGCGGCGGTCGACGGCATCAAGGTCGCCGAGGCGGTCGCCCGAAGTCTGATGCGAGCCTGA
- a CDS encoding pseudouridine synthase, which produces MTTILFNKPWGVLSQFTDKSMTASADGPRATLSDYIDVPGVYPAGRLDRDSEGLLILTDDGALQARISSPKHKTPKTYLAQVEGEPDEAALEALRRGVTLNDGPTRPATVCLIDPPTLWDREPPVRYRKSVPDRWIELTITEGRNRQVRRMTAAVGYPTLRLVRWRIGGWEIGELGLGEWREVG; this is translated from the coding sequence ATGACGACGATCCTGTTCAACAAGCCGTGGGGCGTGCTGTCGCAATTCACCGACAAGAGCATGACCGCAAGCGCGGATGGCCCGCGCGCGACGCTGTCCGACTATATCGACGTCCCCGGCGTCTATCCGGCGGGGCGGCTCGATCGGGATAGCGAGGGCCTGCTGATCCTGACCGACGACGGCGCGCTGCAGGCGCGGATTTCGTCGCCGAAGCACAAGACCCCCAAAACCTATCTGGCGCAGGTCGAGGGCGAGCCCGACGAAGCCGCGCTGGAGGCGCTGCGCCGCGGCGTCACGCTGAACGACGGCCCGACGCGCCCCGCGACCGTGTGCCTAATCGACCCCCCGACGCTGTGGGACCGCGAGCCGCCGGTGCGATACCGCAAGAGCGTGCCCGATAGATGGATCGAACTGACGATCACCGAAGGCCGCAACCGCCAGGTCCGCCGCATGACCGCCGCGGTCGGCTATCCGACGCTGCGGCTGGTCCGCTGGCGGATCGGGGGGTGGGAGATTGGGGAACTGGGGTTGGGGGAATGGCGAGAGGTTGGGTGA
- a CDS encoding DNA sulfur modification protein DndB: MYPKVDDLPTPIRGLQSLDTLDALSDSGDINETPFNVFIGHNLGHRVFTMSVPFRKFADISDVANNREAGPVAQRQLDENHAKKLAIYMTKGLVSAARLRREAAGKPVPEAFNTVLRQLGEQPYFSLQPLVCNIRDIPPGGNGTGGIRGFRLETTSGETAAFRVFISERHILWVVDGQHRRHAADMTMTFLDQVRQIGKYPGKGAVLFAEKGRVVTEEEMLVWNEAYEAARAYATLTVEVHLGLNIEQERQLFHDLNRLGKKVDASLAFQFDGSNPITHFIKRNLAADLGIAVTEAEAKDWADDTGALVLKDLVGVNAIAFLNKGNIAGATPAVVEPREAPIMELWSRIVEIPNFASNRAKEKTVAAQPVVLKALAKLAYDLNFSNRKPDNADELYQKLLAGIPEIDFSHSNPMWNYYGLTDGERLDADLTGLAAYLPEETGGNRDIGSMQGEYMRFGAKHNDIFPILADMIRWSLKLPSRREVIAAAE, translated from the coding sequence GTGTACCCCAAAGTTGACGATCTTCCTACCCCCATTCGTGGCCTCCAAAGCCTAGACACCCTTGATGCCCTGTCGGATTCCGGCGACATCAACGAGACGCCGTTCAATGTTTTCATTGGACATAATCTTGGCCATCGCGTTTTCACCATGTCGGTTCCGTTCCGCAAATTTGCAGACATTTCGGACGTCGCGAACAACCGCGAAGCCGGACCCGTTGCGCAGCGTCAGCTTGACGAGAACCATGCCAAAAAGCTCGCGATCTACATGACGAAGGGCCTGGTTTCAGCCGCAAGACTGCGTCGCGAAGCAGCAGGAAAGCCGGTTCCGGAAGCCTTTAATACGGTGCTGCGCCAACTTGGCGAACAGCCCTATTTTTCGCTCCAGCCGCTCGTCTGCAATATCCGGGACATTCCCCCCGGCGGCAATGGAACCGGCGGAATCCGGGGCTTCCGGCTGGAAACCACAAGTGGAGAGACGGCAGCGTTTCGAGTATTTATTTCCGAGCGTCACATCCTCTGGGTTGTTGATGGCCAGCATCGCCGCCACGCCGCTGACATGACCATGACGTTTCTCGACCAGGTTCGTCAGATCGGAAAGTACCCTGGCAAGGGCGCCGTTCTTTTTGCCGAGAAGGGCCGCGTGGTCACGGAAGAGGAGATGCTCGTCTGGAATGAGGCCTACGAGGCAGCACGTGCGTACGCCACGCTTACCGTGGAAGTTCACCTTGGCCTGAACATCGAGCAGGAAAGGCAGCTTTTCCACGATCTCAATCGGCTGGGAAAGAAGGTCGATGCATCGTTGGCATTCCAGTTTGACGGATCGAATCCGATTACGCACTTCATCAAACGCAATCTAGCTGCTGATCTTGGTATTGCTGTCACCGAAGCTGAGGCAAAAGATTGGGCGGACGACACGGGCGCGCTGGTGCTGAAAGACCTCGTCGGCGTGAACGCGATCGCCTTTTTGAATAAGGGCAACATCGCAGGTGCGACGCCAGCTGTTGTTGAACCGCGCGAAGCTCCGATCATGGAATTGTGGAGCCGGATCGTCGAAATTCCTAACTTCGCGTCTAATCGCGCGAAGGAAAAAACCGTCGCTGCTCAACCGGTTGTTTTGAAGGCGCTGGCGAAGCTCGCCTACGATTTGAACTTCAGCAATCGCAAACCCGACAATGCAGATGAACTCTATCAGAAATTGCTGGCCGGGATTCCTGAAATCGACTTTTCACATAGCAATCCGATGTGGAATTATTACGGCCTTACGGATGGCGAACGCCTCGATGCCGATTTGACCGGCCTTGCGGCTTATCTGCCAGAAGAAACCGGAGGCAATCGCGATATTGGGTCGATGCAGGGCGAATACATGCGCTTCGGCGCAAAGCACAACGACATCTTCCCGATTCTGGCCGATATGATCCGTTGGTCGCTCAAACTGCCGAGCCGCCGAGAGGTAATCGCAGCGGCGGAATAA